Proteins encoded within one genomic window of Anastrepha ludens isolate Willacy chromosome 4, idAnaLude1.1, whole genome shotgun sequence:
- the LOC128860692 gene encoding ral guanine nucleotide dissociation stimulator-like 1 isoform X3, translating into MPTWRLWGEEHEKNAIFTVYLKKVRYHRPTPTANNDSDDEISHLEWETVRVRFVKAATLARLVEALATDDGELESTFINVFLSTYRTFSTPKEVLNLLIRRYDTLNDKHLQEIEEHQQLEDVSYDPATSIHEQHKKTLVSALHVWLDGFPEDWNEDNLRQILTFASKRLPRSDLHVKVLHRLERILRQQVYGENSLPPWLASGVGGNTNGNNMNMSMSVGLLPHHYNTEFTDQFAGLCLAPAFRGPTHFLQAFRFPHVPVRHFAEQLTRMDSELFKRLIPHQCLGATWARRDKSGSETVVATINQFNAVLFRVISSILIEPRLKPQERALNIATWIDIAQELRLLKNFSSLKAIISGLQSNPIYRLSKIWAVLPKEKMEIFNELARIFSEDNNAWAQREVLMREGTAKFADTVGEHDRHLQKIIQKQSTQTSHGTIPYLGTFLTDLTMIHAAIPDTIGEHQLINFDKKRKEFEVLAQIKLLQGAANTYNLREDPNFDRWFASMLVLDEREAHTLSCQLESPPPAPRKSTASTNTSLTNTTISSNSMGGVGGNGHRKTDSIASNSSSGAGSQFYCELNNSYSSHYSSRHNSLDRDAQAPNASLLSASSSVSNLSMDSSNSGGQKSNTKMTHSHSTNGVRGSTGSGHNNSQLNVGSPIINAQLVQSPGVKTNNAPDFYIIRVTYETENVELDGIVLYKSIMLGNNERTPQVIRNAMMKLGLEADPEQYTLAQVLPDKELVMPKNANVYYAVNTNYNLNFILRPKKKDGGSNGS; encoded by the exons CCCACGTGGCGTCTCTGGGGCGAGGAGCACGAGAAAAATGCCATTTTCACTGTCTACCTTAAAAAGGTGCGCTACCATCGACCAACACCAACGGCGAATAAT GATTCGGACGATGAAATTAGCCACCTCGAATGGGAAACGGTGCGAGTGCGCTTCGTGAAGGCGGCCACACTGGCGCGTTTGGTCGAAGCGTTAGCCACAGACGATGGTGAATTGgagtcaacatttatcaatGTATTTCTCTCCACATATCGCACATTCTCCACTCCCAAGGAGGTGCTCAATTTGCTCATACGACGCTATGACACACTCAATGACAAACATCTGCAAGAGATCGAAGAGCATCAACAACTCGAGGATGTCAGCTACGATCCGGCGACGTCCATACACGAACAACACAAGAAAACTCTAGTCTCAGCGTTGCATGTGTGGTTGGATGGGTTTCCGGAGGACTGGAATGAGGATAACCTGCGGCAAATATTGACTTTTGCGTCGAAACGTCTGCCGCGCTCAGATTTGCATGTGAAGGTGCTGCATCGTTTGGAGCGCATTCTGCGACAGCAGGTGTATGGGGAGAATAGTTTGCCACCTTGGTTGGCGAGTGGCGTAGGTGGGAACACGAATGGCAATAATATGAATATGAGCATGAGCGTGGGTTTGCTGCCACACCACTACAACACGGAGTTTACAGATCAATTTGCAGGGCTATGCTTGGCGCCGGCGTTCCGTGGTCCCACACATTTCCTGCAGGCATTTCGCTTTCCGCACGTGCCGGTTCGTCATTTCGCCGAGCAGCTGACGCGCATGGATTCGGAGTTATTCAAGCGTTTAATACCACATCAGTGCCTTGGTGCGACGTGGGCGCGACGGGACAAAAGCGGCTCGGAAACGGTTGTGGCTACAATAAATCAATTTAATGCTGTACTCTTTAGGGTTATTTCTAGTATATTAATTGAGCCAAGACTTAAACCACAG GAACGTGCTTTAAATATTGCCACCTGGATTGATATTGCACAGGAATTGCGTCTGCTAAAGAATTTCTCTTCGCTAAAGGCGATCATTTCGGGGCTGCAATCGAATCCTATTTATAGACTTTCAAAAATATGGGCGGTGCTACCCAAAGAAAAG ATGGAGATTTTTAATGAACTTGCCAGAATATTTTCGGAAGACAACAACGCTTGGGCGCAGCGTGAGGTACTCATGCGTGAGGGTACTGCAAAATTTGCCGACACGGTGGGTGAACACGATCGCCATCTGCAGAAGATCATACAGAAACAA AGCACGCAAACGTCGCATGGCACCATACCTTACCTGGGCACCTTTCTCACCGATTTGACAATGATACACGCCGCCATACCGGACACAATAGGCGAACATCAGCTCATCAATTTCGACAAAAAACGCAAAGAATTTGAAGTGCTGGCGCAAATTAAACTACTACAGGGGGCCGCCAATACGTACAACCTGCGCGAAGATCCAAACTTCGATCGTTGGTTCGCCTCGATGCTGGTACTGGATGAGCGAGAGGCACACACGCTTTCCTGCCAACTCGAATCGCCACCACCTGCGCCACGCAAGTCAACCGCTTCGACCAACACATCGCTTACGAACACGACGATCTCATCGAACTCCATGGGTGGCGTAGGCGGTAATGGGCACCGCAAGACTGACTCAATAGCGTCGAACTCGAGCAGCGGCGCCGGCTCACAATTCTATTGCGAATTGAACAACAGCTACAGTTCACATTACAGCTCGCGACACAATTCGTTAGATCGGGATGCACAAGCGCCGAATGCATCGCTGTTGTCTGCCTCGAGCAGCGTGTCAAATCTATCAATGGACTCAAGTAACTCGGGCGGACAAAAATCGAATACAAAAATGACGCATTCACATTCTACCAACGGTGTGCGCGGTAGCACTGGCAGCGGACACAATAACTCTCAGTTGAACGTGGGATCACCGATCATCAACGCACAGCTGGTGCAATCGCCCGGGGTAAAAACAAATAACGCGCCTGACTTTTACATCATACGCGTGACATATGAGACGGAGAACGTCGAGCTGGATGGCATTGTGCTGTATAAAAGCATAATGCTTGGCAACAACGAGCGCACACCGCAAGTCATACGCAATGCGATGATGAAGCTCGGCCTCGAGGCGGATCCCGAACAATACACGTTGGCGCAGGTGCTGCCTGACAAGGAGTTGGTCATGCCGAAGAATGCAAATGTGTACTACGCGGTGAATACGAACTACAATTTGAATTTCATACTGCGGCCGAAGAAGAAAGATGGCGGCAGCAATGGCAGCTAG
- the LOC128860692 gene encoding ral guanine nucleotide dissociation stimulator-like 1 isoform X2 encodes MSQNVADSLPTWRLWGEEHEKNAIFTVYLKKVRYHRPTPTANNDSDDEISHLEWETVRVRFVKAATLARLVEALATDDGELESTFINVFLSTYRTFSTPKEVLNLLIRRYDTLNDKHLQEIEEHQQLEDVSYDPATSIHEQHKKTLVSALHVWLDGFPEDWNEDNLRQILTFASKRLPRSDLHVKVLHRLERILRQQVYGENSLPPWLASGVGGNTNGNNMNMSMSVGLLPHHYNTEFTDQFAGLCLAPAFRGPTHFLQAFRFPHVPVRHFAEQLTRMDSELFKRLIPHQCLGATWARRDKSGSETVVATINQFNAVLFRVISSILIEPRLKPQERALNIATWIDIAQELRLLKNFSSLKAIISGLQSNPIYRLSKIWAVLPKEKMEIFNELARIFSEDNNAWAQREVLMREGTAKFADTVGEHDRHLQKIIQKQSTQTSHGTIPYLGTFLTDLTMIHAAIPDTIGEHQLINFDKKRKEFEVLAQIKLLQGAANTYNLREDPNFDRWFASMLVLDEREAHTLSCQLESPPPAPRKSTASTNTSLTNTTISSNSMGGVGGNGHRKTDSIASNSSSGAGSQFYCELNNSYSSHYSSRHNSLDRDAQAPNASLLSASSSVSNLSMDSSNSGGQKSNTKMTHSHSTNGVRGSTGSGHNNSQLNVGSPIINAQLVQSPGVKTNNAPDFYIIRVTYETENVELDGIVLYKSIMLGNNERTPQVIRNAMMKLGLEADPEQYTLAQVLPDKELVMPKNANVYYAVNTNYNLNFILRPKKKDGGSNGS; translated from the exons CCCACGTGGCGTCTCTGGGGCGAGGAGCACGAGAAAAATGCCATTTTCACTGTCTACCTTAAAAAGGTGCGCTACCATCGACCAACACCAACGGCGAATAAT GATTCGGACGATGAAATTAGCCACCTCGAATGGGAAACGGTGCGAGTGCGCTTCGTGAAGGCGGCCACACTGGCGCGTTTGGTCGAAGCGTTAGCCACAGACGATGGTGAATTGgagtcaacatttatcaatGTATTTCTCTCCACATATCGCACATTCTCCACTCCCAAGGAGGTGCTCAATTTGCTCATACGACGCTATGACACACTCAATGACAAACATCTGCAAGAGATCGAAGAGCATCAACAACTCGAGGATGTCAGCTACGATCCGGCGACGTCCATACACGAACAACACAAGAAAACTCTAGTCTCAGCGTTGCATGTGTGGTTGGATGGGTTTCCGGAGGACTGGAATGAGGATAACCTGCGGCAAATATTGACTTTTGCGTCGAAACGTCTGCCGCGCTCAGATTTGCATGTGAAGGTGCTGCATCGTTTGGAGCGCATTCTGCGACAGCAGGTGTATGGGGAGAATAGTTTGCCACCTTGGTTGGCGAGTGGCGTAGGTGGGAACACGAATGGCAATAATATGAATATGAGCATGAGCGTGGGTTTGCTGCCACACCACTACAACACGGAGTTTACAGATCAATTTGCAGGGCTATGCTTGGCGCCGGCGTTCCGTGGTCCCACACATTTCCTGCAGGCATTTCGCTTTCCGCACGTGCCGGTTCGTCATTTCGCCGAGCAGCTGACGCGCATGGATTCGGAGTTATTCAAGCGTTTAATACCACATCAGTGCCTTGGTGCGACGTGGGCGCGACGGGACAAAAGCGGCTCGGAAACGGTTGTGGCTACAATAAATCAATTTAATGCTGTACTCTTTAGGGTTATTTCTAGTATATTAATTGAGCCAAGACTTAAACCACAG GAACGTGCTTTAAATATTGCCACCTGGATTGATATTGCACAGGAATTGCGTCTGCTAAAGAATTTCTCTTCGCTAAAGGCGATCATTTCGGGGCTGCAATCGAATCCTATTTATAGACTTTCAAAAATATGGGCGGTGCTACCCAAAGAAAAG ATGGAGATTTTTAATGAACTTGCCAGAATATTTTCGGAAGACAACAACGCTTGGGCGCAGCGTGAGGTACTCATGCGTGAGGGTACTGCAAAATTTGCCGACACGGTGGGTGAACACGATCGCCATCTGCAGAAGATCATACAGAAACAA AGCACGCAAACGTCGCATGGCACCATACCTTACCTGGGCACCTTTCTCACCGATTTGACAATGATACACGCCGCCATACCGGACACAATAGGCGAACATCAGCTCATCAATTTCGACAAAAAACGCAAAGAATTTGAAGTGCTGGCGCAAATTAAACTACTACAGGGGGCCGCCAATACGTACAACCTGCGCGAAGATCCAAACTTCGATCGTTGGTTCGCCTCGATGCTGGTACTGGATGAGCGAGAGGCACACACGCTTTCCTGCCAACTCGAATCGCCACCACCTGCGCCACGCAAGTCAACCGCTTCGACCAACACATCGCTTACGAACACGACGATCTCATCGAACTCCATGGGTGGCGTAGGCGGTAATGGGCACCGCAAGACTGACTCAATAGCGTCGAACTCGAGCAGCGGCGCCGGCTCACAATTCTATTGCGAATTGAACAACAGCTACAGTTCACATTACAGCTCGCGACACAATTCGTTAGATCGGGATGCACAAGCGCCGAATGCATCGCTGTTGTCTGCCTCGAGCAGCGTGTCAAATCTATCAATGGACTCAAGTAACTCGGGCGGACAAAAATCGAATACAAAAATGACGCATTCACATTCTACCAACGGTGTGCGCGGTAGCACTGGCAGCGGACACAATAACTCTCAGTTGAACGTGGGATCACCGATCATCAACGCACAGCTGGTGCAATCGCCCGGGGTAAAAACAAATAACGCGCCTGACTTTTACATCATACGCGTGACATATGAGACGGAGAACGTCGAGCTGGATGGCATTGTGCTGTATAAAAGCATAATGCTTGGCAACAACGAGCGCACACCGCAAGTCATACGCAATGCGATGATGAAGCTCGGCCTCGAGGCGGATCCCGAACAATACACGTTGGCGCAGGTGCTGCCTGACAAGGAGTTGGTCATGCCGAAGAATGCAAATGTGTACTACGCGGTGAATACGAACTACAATTTGAATTTCATACTGCGGCCGAAGAAGAAAGATGGCGGCAGCAATGGCAGCTAG